The Candidatus Latescibacterota bacterium genomic interval CGTTCGACGGGATAATGCACTCGTTCGGCAGTCCGATGTTCAAGTTAATGGAGGTAGGACTGGTCGGAGTGATCCTTTTCCATCTGTTCAACGGTCTGCGGGTGACGCTGATCGATATGGGAGTGATGGTAGAGAAACAGAAGACATTGTTCGTAATAGCGGTGATAATATGGCTCGGGACATGGTTTGCCTTCAGCATCATCATGCTCTCCAAAATGGGCCTGTTACCATTCTCAGTATAGGAAGGAGGGCCGTAAATGAAATACAGGGAAACAACGAGATCCGGCGGCGCACTTCCGTGGCTTTTCCAGAGGATCTCTGGTGTCTACCTGGCCGTAGTCCTTTTCGTCCATGTGGTGAATCTCCACATACTGATAGACGGAGAGATCGGCTACGCCGCCATAGCGGAGCGCGTCGCGACCCCGCTGTGGAAGACTATTAATATCTCGTTTCTTATCGTGGCACTTTTTCACGGTCTGTACGGACTGTGGATAGTGCTCGAAGACTATATTCACATAGGGTGGTTGAGGGTCCTGATCTATAGCGTCATCGCCACGATCGCGCTTGTGTTCGCGATCTTTGGAACCCTTACCATGATAACATTCCAGTACGGAGGTTGATGGATCATGATGAAAGATCCCGAATCAATTCACGACGTCGAGGGAGTGGGCATTCACAGCGTCCACCGTCACGATGTGGTAATAATCGGGGCCGGCCTTGCTGGAATGAGAGCTGCAGTCGAAGCTTCAGAAGAATTCGATGTGGCTGTGATAAGCAAGGTCTTTCCCACCCGCTCGCATAGCGGCGGGGCACAGGGAGGCATCGCGGCATCCCTGGCAAACGAGGAAGAGGACCACTGGGAATGGCACATGTTCGACACGATCAAGGGTAGCGATTACCTCGGAGACCAGGACGCCATCGAGGTCCTGGTACGGGAAGCTCCCGCAGTCGTCAGAGAGTTCGAACATTACGGGTGCCCGTTTTCAAGAACACCCGAGGGAAGGATAGCCCAGAGGAAATTCGGTGGTCATACAAAGGATTTCGGCAAGGGCGGACCCGTGCTGAGATCCTGCTACGCCGTTGACCGTACGGGCCATGCCCTTCTCCACACATTGTACGAGATCTGCATCCGGAACGAGGTCAGGTTCTACTCCGAGTTTCAGGCGATGTCACTCATCGTGAGAGACGGAGTCTGCCGCGGAGTGGTCGCCTGGGACATCATCAATGGCGGTATGCATGTATTCCACGCAAAGACCGTGATGTTCGGCACGGGCGGGTACGGCAAGGTCTTCAAGATCAC includes:
- the sdhD gene encoding succinate dehydrogenase, hydrophobic membrane anchor protein, with the translated sequence MKYRETTRSGGALPWLFQRISGVYLAVVLFVHVVNLHILIDGEIGYAAIAERVATPLWKTINISFLIVALFHGLYGLWIVLEDYIHIGWLRVLIYSVIATIALVFAIFGTLTMITFQYGG